The stretch of DNA TCATCCGAGGGCAGTCCGAATTTTATGAAGTTCCAAATATAAGCAATGATCCCGATTGTGAAAAGTGTTGCCGCCATCACCAAGCCCAAGAAATGAACTTCAACTTCTTTCTGAACCGCCAAGAAGTCCATGCCCATTCTGCGCTCTAAAACAACTTGCGTGACACCGGCAATACCGAAAGCCACCGTCATCGCCGTCATACCGATATTGGAAGTCCAAAACGCAAAGGTGTTCATACCGGTGTCGGAAAGTTTACGTCCCGTCATAATCGGCATAGCATAAGCGATGATCGCCAGAATCAGCATTGCGTAAGCACCCCAAAACGCCATATGGCCGTGCATCGCTGTGACCAAAGTCCCATGCGTGTACATGTTCACTTGCGGAAGCGTATGGGCAAATCCCAGGAAGCCCGCTCCGACAAATGACATCACACCTGTCCCTACGGTCCAAGCCAAGGCCACTCGGTTGGTGTTGTTGCGTCCACCTTTACGAGCCATGACAATCGCGTACATCGCCATTCCCAGAAACGCGACGGGTTCAAGAGCACTGAACAAGCCCCCAATCATCAGCCAGTATTTAGGTGTACCGATGTAGTAATAGTGGTGACCCGTTCCTAAAATTCCCGATAGGAACGTGAAACCCACAATCACATACAACCACTTTTCAATCACTTCGCGGTCCACCCCTGTCAGTTTAATCAACAAGTAGGACATGATCGCACCCATGATGAGTTCCCAAACGCCTTCAACCCAAAGATGCACGACCCACCATCTCCAGTACGAATCTACAGTCTGGCTAATAGTCGGAATCATACCCGGCAAATACAGCAGGGCTGCCATCAAAAGGCCGAAGAAAAGAACCATGGAAGTTGTCGTATATCTTTTGGACTTCCAGATGGTACCGCCAATCAGGAAGATAAAAAGAAGAACGTCGACCACAACCAAATAGTCCAACGGTCTTGGAATTTCTAAAAACTTACGGCCTTCCCACCAATTGAAATGGAAGCCGATAATCGCCGTCACCCCCACAATCACCAAGGCCGCCCACTGCACCACCGCCAGCTTGGGACAGATGATTTCGCGGTCGGTCTCTTCAGGGACAATCCAATACGCGGCGCCCATGAAACCAGCTAACAACCACATCACCAAAAGATTTGTGTGTGTGGCGCGGGCGGCATGAAAGGGAATCCAGTTGTGCAATCCGTCCATCCCCATGTGCGCAAAGCCCATGATGAATCCATAGATAAGTTGCAGACTGAATAAAAGCATGCAGGTCGCGAAGAACAAATATGCAATTTTTTGTGATTTAAACTTCATACACACCTTCTTTATTTCTGACTTGATAAGAACTGCACGACTTCCTCAAGCTGTGCATCTGTAAGG from Bdellovibrio sp. ArHS encodes:
- a CDS encoding cbb3-type cytochrome c oxidase subunit I, which produces MKFKSQKIAYLFFATCMLLFSLQLIYGFIMGFAHMGMDGLHNWIPFHAARATHTNLLVMWLLAGFMGAAYWIVPEETDREIICPKLAVVQWAALVIVGVTAIIGFHFNWWEGRKFLEIPRPLDYLVVVDVLLFIFLIGGTIWKSKRYTTTSMVLFFGLLMAALLYLPGMIPTISQTVDSYWRWWVVHLWVEGVWELIMGAIMSYLLIKLTGVDREVIEKWLYVIVGFTFLSGILGTGHHYYYIGTPKYWLMIGGLFSALEPVAFLGMAMYAIVMARKGGRNNTNRVALAWTVGTGVMSFVGAGFLGFAHTLPQVNMYTHGTLVTAMHGHMAFWGAYAMLILAIIAYAMPIMTGRKLSDTGMNTFAFWTSNIGMTAMTVAFGIAGVTQVVLERRMGMDFLAVQKEVEVHFLGLVMAATLFTIGIIAYIWNFIKFGLPSDEVLLERK